The following are encoded in a window of Castanea sativa cultivar Marrone di Chiusa Pesio chromosome 5, ASM4071231v1 genomic DNA:
- the LOC142633741 gene encoding transcription factor bHLH52-like, translating to MALSFCSNWDMTSFQPELAADLLSCDYNLALAQENYQLGSHFEQPDESPLYHVDSYTNLLPYFSAAPSDNLITSGVHSPEIFLLDESYSYQYPKRLRTSAYGGGNSNYDYSNFTPGFYDGYLKPGNLVPESMPEVMAQFLVSSGNYGCGSSTSSPQSSVKKPMKVSLSAQSIAARERRRKITEKTQELGKLIPGGHRLNTAEMFHAAFNYVKYLQAQASVLQLMGSIQEIKEEPITNYAREELQALIASPIIQEKLSSEEKCLVPKEFVQILADDKEVQLKPFIVKDIDQLLQTKTDG from the exons ATGGCTTTAAGTTTTTGCTCCAACTGGGACATGACCAGTTTCCAACCAGAGCTAGCAGCGGACCTCCTCAGCTGTGACTACAATTTAGCTCTTGCACAAGAAAATTACCAGCTTGGTTCACACTTCGAGCAGCCCGATGAATCACCCTTGTATCATGTAGACAGCTACACCAACCTACTCCCATACTTCTCTGCTGCCCCATCAGATAACTTAATCACCTCCGGCGTCCACTCACCGGAAATATTTTTGCTGGATGAGTCCTACTCCTACCAGTACCCAAAACGCCTGAGGACTAGTGCTTATGGTGGTGGAAATTCAAATTATGACTACTCGAATTTCACACCTGGTTTCTATGATGGGTATTTAAAGCCTGGTAATTTAGTACCCGAGTCCATGCCGGAAGTTATGGCTCAGTTTCTAGTATCATCAGGTAATTATGGTTGTGGAAGTAGTACTAGTAGTCCTCAGAGTAGTGTGAAGAAACCCATGAAAGTGAGCTTGTCTGCTCAAAGTATTGCTGCACGTGAAAGGAGAAGGAAGATAACAGAGAAGACTCAGGAACTTGGGAAGTTGATTCCTGGTGGGCATAGGTTGAACACTGCTGAGATGTTCCATGCTGCTTTCAACTATGTCAAGTACTTGCAGGCTCAAGCTTCAGTTCTTCAACTCATGGGCTCAATACAg gaaataaaagaagaaCCAATCACCAATTATGCAAGAGAAGAACTCCAAGCTTTAATTGCATCACCAATTATTCAAGAGAAGTTGTCCTCAGAGGAAAAGTGCTTGGTTCCAAAAGAATTTGTTCAAATTCTAGCTGATGATAAAGAAGTTCAATTAAAGCCATTTATTGTCAAGGACATTGATCAGTTGCTGCAAACCAAAACCGATGGCTGA